In the genome of Nocardia sp. NBC_00416, one region contains:
- a CDS encoding GyrI-like domain-containing protein, giving the protein MPADPTDRATEPRLLEVAETTTAVVRGNVAPAETIAFFDTSFGLLPSAIAAQNALITGPALSRYGITQGPSTELEVGFPVDRRISPDGVVVPGRLPAGRIARVVHHGSFDALGSSWERLRAWITDRGLGPATERWEVYLTEPNPQMDPADLRTELNWVISPA; this is encoded by the coding sequence ATGCCAGCCGACCCCACCGACCGGGCAACAGAACCCCGACTGCTCGAGGTCGCCGAAACGACCACCGCAGTCGTCCGCGGGAACGTGGCCCCGGCGGAAACGATCGCCTTCTTCGACACCTCGTTCGGTCTCTTGCCGTCGGCGATCGCCGCACAGAATGCCCTCATCACCGGGCCGGCGCTGTCCCGCTACGGAATCACGCAAGGACCGTCCACGGAGCTCGAGGTCGGCTTCCCGGTCGACCGCCGGATCAGTCCCGACGGAGTCGTCGTCCCCGGTCGGCTCCCGGCCGGCCGGATCGCCCGGGTGGTGCACCACGGCAGCTTCGACGCGCTCGGCTCCAGCTGGGAGCGGTTGCGTGCTTGGATCACCGACCGAGGTCTCGGTCCTGCGACGGAACGCTGGGAGGTCTACCTCACCGAGCCGAACCCGCAGATGGACCCGGCCGATCTGCGCACCGAACTCAACTGGGTGATTTCGCCGGCCTGA
- a CDS encoding HAD-IIA family hydrolase, which yields MPRLRDRYEALLLDLDGTLYRGPAVIEGAPAALAGGGQHLVYVTNNASRAAGSVAAHLAELGYLAAEADVVTSAQAASRLLAERLEHGAEVLVVGTDDLAAEVKAVGLQPVRRAAETVAAVVQGHSPQTAWPDLAEASYALRAGALWVAANTDRTLPNERGLAPGNGAMVAALRAASDREPVVAGKPFAPLLEDALVRAGTRAALVVGDRLDTDIAGAQHVALDSLLVLTGVSTVDELAGLPDELLPTYIADSLDALNHPPVPGRIEVAAVGAELRSHPGRALTVRAPRSEIR from the coding sequence ATGCCACGGTTGAGGGATCGGTACGAGGCGCTGCTGCTGGATCTGGACGGGACCCTGTACCGCGGGCCCGCGGTGATCGAGGGTGCGCCCGCTGCGCTGGCGGGCGGAGGGCAGCACCTGGTGTACGTCACCAACAACGCGAGCCGGGCGGCCGGCTCGGTGGCCGCGCATCTGGCCGAACTCGGATATCTCGCCGCGGAGGCGGATGTGGTGACCAGCGCGCAGGCGGCAAGCCGATTATTGGCCGAACGACTGGAACACGGTGCGGAGGTTCTGGTCGTCGGAACCGACGACCTGGCCGCCGAGGTCAAGGCGGTCGGGCTGCAGCCGGTACGGCGTGCGGCGGAAACGGTGGCGGCGGTGGTCCAAGGGCATTCACCGCAGACCGCGTGGCCCGATCTGGCCGAGGCGTCCTACGCGCTGCGCGCGGGAGCGCTCTGGGTAGCGGCCAATACCGACCGGACGTTGCCGAACGAGCGCGGGCTCGCGCCGGGGAACGGGGCGATGGTGGCAGCCCTGCGGGCAGCGTCGGACCGGGAACCTGTGGTGGCGGGCAAACCGTTTGCGCCACTGCTCGAGGATGCGCTCGTGCGGGCCGGCACGCGAGCGGCGCTGGTCGTGGGCGATCGACTCGATACCGATATCGCGGGGGCGCAGCACGTGGCCCTCGACTCGCTGCTGGTGCTCACCGGTGTCAGCACTGTGGACGAACTGGCCGGTCTACCCGACGAACTGCTGCCGACGTATATCGCCGACAGTTTGGACGCGCTGAATCATCCGCCGGTGCCCGGCCGTATCGAGGTTGCCGCGGTCGGCGCGGAACTGCGATCGCACCCCGGCCGCGCCCTGACGGTCCGCGCGCCTCGTTCGGAAATCCGATAG
- a CDS encoding TlyA family RNA methyltransferase, with protein sequence MARRARVDAELVRRGLARSREHAVELIGAGRVLINGSVAVKPATAVETGTPLLVKEQVDEVSWASRGAHKLLGALETFEPQGIDVSGRRCLDAGASTGGFTDVLLSRGAREVVAADVGYGQLVWRLRTDERVQVHDRTNVRNLTAAEIGGPVEIVVADLSFIALALVLPALAQCVVPGADLLPMVKPQFEVGKDRVGSGGVVRDPVLRADAVCGVAAAAAGLGLHTRGVVASPLPGPSGNVEYFLWLRRDESGRYDADEVAALVRRAVEEGPQ encoded by the coding sequence GTGGCCAGGCGGGCGCGGGTGGACGCGGAGCTGGTCCGCCGTGGTCTGGCGCGGTCACGGGAACACGCGGTGGAATTGATCGGCGCCGGGCGGGTGCTGATCAACGGTTCCGTCGCGGTCAAACCCGCCACGGCGGTGGAGACGGGAACCCCGTTGCTGGTGAAGGAACAGGTCGACGAGGTCTCCTGGGCATCGCGTGGGGCGCATAAACTGCTGGGCGCGCTGGAGACGTTCGAACCGCAGGGGATCGACGTCTCGGGCCGGCGCTGCCTGGATGCCGGGGCGTCGACCGGTGGTTTCACCGACGTGCTGCTGAGCCGTGGCGCGCGCGAAGTGGTGGCGGCCGATGTCGGCTACGGCCAACTGGTGTGGCGATTGCGCACCGATGAGCGTGTACAGGTGCACGATCGGACCAATGTCCGCAATCTGACCGCCGCCGAGATCGGTGGTCCGGTCGAAATCGTGGTCGCCGATCTGTCGTTCATCGCGCTGGCGCTGGTACTGCCGGCGTTGGCGCAATGCGTGGTGCCCGGCGCCGATCTGCTGCCGATGGTGAAACCGCAGTTCGAGGTCGGTAAGGACCGGGTCGGCTCCGGCGGGGTGGTACGTGATCCGGTACTGCGCGCCGACGCGGTGTGCGGGGTCGCCGCCGCGGCCGCGGGCCTGGGGCTGCACACGCGGGGCGTGGTGGCCAGTCCGCTGCCCGGCCCGTCGGGGAATGTCGAATACTTCTTATGGCTGCGCCGCGACGAATCGGGGCGCTACGACGCCGACGAGGTGGCGGCGCTGGTACGTAGAGCGGTCGAGGAGGGGCCACAGTGA
- a CDS encoding NAD kinase: MTDVPRKREILLVSHPGRAEISETAHRVAKICAEAGIGLRVLADEAYSTRFDSGFEPVTESGGYPVQVVEHELEAALGCEMVLALGGDGTLLRAAELARHVTVPVLGINLGRIGFLTEAEAENLDEALAQVVRRDYRVEERMTLDVNIRLDDEVIEHGWALNEASIENAARMGVLEVVLEVDGRPVSSYGCDGILVATPTGSTAYAFSAGGPVVWPELEALLVIPSNAHALFARPLVTSPDSRIAVESVATGHDAIVFLDGRRTLALPRGGRVEAVRGAEPVRWVRLDSAPFADRMVRKFELPVTGWRGRRRTEGTRADRDKN, translated from the coding sequence GTGACGGATGTGCCTCGGAAGCGCGAGATACTGCTGGTCTCTCATCCCGGCCGGGCCGAGATCAGCGAGACCGCGCATCGGGTCGCGAAGATCTGCGCGGAGGCCGGAATCGGTTTGCGGGTCCTCGCCGACGAGGCCTACAGCACTCGATTCGATTCGGGGTTCGAGCCGGTGACCGAATCCGGGGGCTACCCGGTGCAGGTGGTCGAGCACGAACTGGAGGCCGCGCTGGGCTGCGAGATGGTGCTGGCACTCGGTGGCGACGGCACCCTGTTGCGCGCCGCGGAACTGGCTCGGCACGTCACGGTGCCGGTGCTCGGTATCAATCTGGGGCGGATCGGCTTTCTCACCGAGGCCGAAGCGGAGAACCTGGACGAGGCGCTCGCCCAAGTGGTGCGGCGTGATTATCGCGTCGAAGAGCGGATGACCCTCGACGTCAATATCCGGCTCGACGACGAGGTCATCGAACACGGTTGGGCGTTGAACGAGGCCAGTATCGAGAACGCCGCCCGAATGGGTGTTCTGGAAGTGGTGCTCGAGGTCGACGGCCGCCCGGTGTCGTCCTACGGGTGTGACGGAATTCTTGTCGCGACCCCTACCGGATCCACGGCGTATGCTTTCTCCGCGGGCGGGCCGGTGGTGTGGCCGGAACTGGAAGCGCTGCTGGTGATTCCGAGCAACGCGCACGCGCTGTTCGCGCGCCCCCTGGTGACCAGCCCGGATTCGCGGATCGCGGTCGAATCGGTTGCCACCGGCCACGATGCGATAGTTTTCCTGGATGGCAGGCGCACCCTCGCACTGCCGCGGGGCGGCCGGGTCGAAGCGGTCCGGGGTGCCGAGCCGGTGCGATGGGTGCGGCTGGATTCCGCGCCGTTCGCGGATCGGATGGTGCGCAAGTTCGAGCTGCCGGTCACGGGTTGGCGGGGTCGGCGGCGAACGGAGGGCACACGTGCTGACAGAGATAAGAATTGA
- the recN gene encoding DNA repair protein RecN translates to MLTEIRIDGLGVISTATAQFHEGLTVLTGETGAGKTMVVTSLHLLSGARADAGRVRLGANRAVVEGRFTLDDVNAAARADAEAVLESAAAVADDDGTVIAIRTVGSDGRSRAHLGGRGVPASVLADFTAPMLTVHGQNDQLRLQRPEQQLHALDQFADATVGPLLRDYVEHRRVWLEARNALLERTARGREMAAEAERLTQSLAEIDGVAPESGEDDRLVAEIRRLSDLDSLREAAATAHEALAGPADNPSEGIGALDALGVARSRVEGAEDPALAALSPRLAEAIAVVVDLTTELSGYLSDLPSDPGALDSMLSRQAELKSLTRKYAPDIDGVLAWADEARTRLGSLDVSEETLAALGAEVEAGAERVRAAAVKLSAARTAAAGDLAAAVSEELSGLAMGKARLDVEVRPMPAGAQDSAPLLIDGTELHAGPGGVDEVEFRLAAHSGAQSLPLSKSASGGELSRVMLALEVVLAGAEHGATMVFDEVDAGVGGRAAVEIGRRLARLARTHQVIVVTHLAQVAAFADTHLVVNKSDDGAGTVDSGVRALTQDERIVELARMLAGLDDTETGRAHAWELLNTARAERMAAY, encoded by the coding sequence GTGCTGACAGAGATAAGAATTGACGGACTGGGCGTTATTTCCACGGCCACCGCGCAATTCCACGAAGGGCTGACTGTGCTCACCGGTGAAACCGGAGCGGGCAAGACGATGGTGGTCACCAGCCTGCACCTGCTGAGCGGGGCGCGCGCCGATGCCGGGCGCGTCCGGCTCGGGGCGAACCGCGCTGTGGTGGAGGGCCGGTTCACTCTCGACGATGTGAACGCGGCCGCGCGCGCCGACGCCGAGGCCGTACTGGAATCGGCGGCCGCCGTCGCCGACGACGACGGCACGGTGATCGCGATCCGCACGGTCGGCAGCGACGGGCGTTCGCGGGCGCATCTGGGTGGTCGCGGTGTCCCGGCTTCGGTGCTGGCCGACTTCACCGCACCCATGCTCACCGTGCACGGGCAGAACGACCAGCTGCGATTACAGCGGCCCGAGCAGCAGTTGCACGCCCTGGACCAATTCGCCGACGCGACAGTGGGGCCGCTGCTGCGGGACTACGTCGAACACCGTCGTGTCTGGCTGGAAGCCCGGAACGCACTGCTGGAACGGACTGCCCGCGGCCGGGAGATGGCGGCCGAAGCGGAACGCCTCACGCAGTCCCTGGCCGAAATCGACGGGGTCGCGCCGGAATCGGGGGAGGACGATCGGCTGGTCGCGGAGATCCGGCGGCTCAGCGATCTGGATTCGCTGCGTGAGGCGGCGGCTACCGCGCACGAAGCGCTGGCCGGGCCGGCCGACAATCCCAGCGAGGGCATCGGTGCGCTCGACGCGCTGGGTGTGGCCCGTTCCCGGGTGGAGGGCGCGGAAGACCCGGCGCTCGCCGCGCTGTCGCCGCGTCTTGCGGAGGCGATCGCGGTGGTGGTGGATCTGACCACCGAGCTGAGCGGATACCTGTCGGATCTGCCGTCCGATCCCGGGGCGCTGGATTCCATGCTGTCGCGGCAGGCCGAATTGAAATCGCTGACCCGCAAATACGCGCCCGATATCGACGGGGTGCTCGCCTGGGCGGATGAAGCACGGACCCGGCTGGGTTCGCTGGATGTGTCGGAGGAGACGCTCGCGGCGCTGGGCGCGGAGGTCGAGGCGGGCGCCGAGCGGGTGCGTGCCGCGGCGGTGAAGTTGTCCGCGGCACGGACCGCGGCCGCGGGGGACCTGGCGGCGGCGGTGAGCGAGGAACTGAGCGGACTGGCCATGGGGAAGGCGCGGCTGGACGTCGAGGTGCGGCCGATGCCGGCCGGGGCGCAGGATTCGGCGCCGCTGCTGATCGACGGCACCGAATTGCACGCGGGGCCGGGCGGAGTGGACGAGGTGGAGTTCCGGCTGGCCGCGCATTCCGGTGCGCAGTCGCTGCCCTTGAGCAAGAGCGCCTCCGGCGGCGAGCTCTCCCGGGTGATGCTGGCTCTCGAGGTGGTGCTGGCGGGTGCCGAGCACGGGGCGACGATGGTGTTCGACGAGGTGGACGCGGGTGTCGGAGGCCGGGCGGCGGTCGAGATCGGACGGCGGCTGGCGCGACTGGCCCGCACCCATCAGGTGATCGTGGTGACCCATCTGGCGCAGGTGGCGGCCTTCGCCGACACCCATCTGGTGGTCAATAAATCCGATGACGGTGCGGGCACGGTGGATTCGGGAGTGCGGGCGCTCACCCAGGACGAGCGGATCGTGGAACTCGCCCGGATGCTGGCCGGGCTCGACGATACCGAGACGGGCCGCGCACATGCCTGGGAACTGTTGAACACCGCGCGCGCCGAGCGGATGGCGGCGTACTGA
- a CDS encoding SRPBCC family protein, with amino-acid sequence MASTTVDTVIAAPRATVYRLFADRESISPFLAVNVTLVKQGTTEREGVGAQHKIGVGPVGVVEEITELVPNERMEYKIVKGAPVKSHTGVITFADADNGTRVSYTMTSDPSLPVPDKVLEVGLKGLINQFISAARKAVR; translated from the coding sequence ATGGCCAGCACCACCGTCGATACCGTGATCGCCGCCCCGCGCGCGACCGTGTACCGGCTGTTCGCCGACCGCGAGAGCATCAGCCCGTTCCTGGCAGTGAACGTCACGCTCGTCAAACAGGGCACTACCGAACGAGAAGGCGTCGGCGCACAGCACAAGATCGGCGTCGGACCGGTCGGGGTGGTCGAGGAGATCACCGAACTGGTGCCGAACGAGCGGATGGAATACAAGATCGTCAAGGGCGCTCCGGTGAAAAGCCACACCGGCGTCATCACCTTCGCCGACGCGGACAACGGCACCCGGGTCTCCTACACGATGACCTCGGACCCTTCGCTCCCCGTTCCGGACAAGGTCCTCGAAGTCGGCCTCAAAGGCCTGATCAACCAGTTCATCTCGGCTGCCCGCAAAGCCGTTCGCTGA
- the steA gene encoding putative cytokinetic ring protein SteA, whose amino-acid sequence MRMLALLSKNSDTLPGRTGIARVDRDTRRLLARVGPGEIAILDEMDLDQVTADRLLAAGVAAVVNTSPSISGRYPNPGPELLVAGGVLLLDTVSSDAFGRIKDGARVRIESGVVYADRFTRKDPEVLVECIELDESGVAERLSEARNGLAGHLESFAGDALEFIRSESSLLMDGIGVPEPDLDLNGRQVVVVGDGPGHVEDLRKLKPFIKEYAPIMFGVGQGAEAVRQAGYRLDLIVANPDELTVRTLTCGAELIVPAELDGYADGLDRVKELGIGAITFPGSGTPADLALLLAHHHGAALIVTAGAAASLEEFFDRGRRDSNPATFLTRLKVGGTIMDATAVATLYRSRVSGAIVALLVLAALVVLIVAVLAAGHGGEMLTMAQDMWNRAELWGRETLGRSG is encoded by the coding sequence ATGAGGATGCTGGCGCTGCTGTCGAAGAATTCCGATACGCTGCCCGGCCGGACCGGGATCGCCCGGGTCGACCGCGATACGCGGCGACTACTCGCGCGGGTCGGACCAGGTGAAATCGCGATCCTCGACGAAATGGACCTGGATCAGGTCACCGCCGACCGGCTGCTCGCCGCCGGGGTGGCCGCGGTGGTGAACACCTCGCCGTCGATATCGGGCCGCTATCCCAACCCCGGGCCCGAGCTCCTGGTGGCCGGCGGTGTGCTGCTGTTGGACACGGTCAGCTCCGATGCCTTCGGCCGGATCAAGGACGGGGCGCGGGTGCGGATAGAGAGCGGCGTCGTCTACGCCGATCGCTTCACCCGCAAGGACCCCGAGGTGCTGGTCGAGTGCATCGAACTGGACGAGAGCGGGGTCGCCGAACGGCTGTCGGAGGCGCGAAACGGGCTGGCCGGGCATCTGGAGTCCTTCGCGGGTGACGCGCTCGAATTCATCCGTTCCGAATCGTCGCTGCTGATGGACGGTATCGGGGTGCCCGAGCCGGATCTCGACCTGAACGGCCGGCAGGTGGTCGTGGTGGGCGACGGTCCCGGTCATGTCGAGGATCTGCGGAAACTCAAACCGTTCATCAAGGAGTACGCCCCGATCATGTTCGGGGTGGGACAGGGTGCGGAAGCCGTACGCCAGGCCGGCTACCGGCTGGATCTGATCGTCGCCAACCCCGACGAACTCACCGTCAGAACCCTCACCTGCGGCGCCGAGTTGATCGTCCCGGCGGAGCTGGACGGTTACGCCGACGGGCTGGACCGGGTGAAGGAGCTGGGTATCGGCGCGATCACCTTCCCGGGATCCGGGACACCGGCGGATCTCGCACTGCTGCTGGCGCACCATCACGGCGCGGCGCTGATCGTCACCGCGGGCGCGGCGGCCTCACTCGAGGAGTTCTTCGACCGCGGCCGCCGGGACAGTAATCCGGCGACCTTCCTGACGCGGCTGAAGGTCGGGGGAACGATCATGGACGCGACCGCGGTGGCCACGCTGTACCGGAGCCGGGTCTCCGGTGCGATCGTGGCATTGCTGGTGCTGGCGGCGCTCGTCGTGCTGATCGTGGCGGTCCTGGCGGCCGGGCACGGCGGTGAGATGCTCACCATGGCGCAGGACATGTGGAATCGGGCGGAGTTGTGGGGCCGGGAGACGCTGGGCCGGTCCGGGTAG
- a CDS encoding CTP synthase, with translation MGHTRIQARADTKHIFVSGGVASSLGKGLTASSLGQLLTARGLRVTMQKLDPYLNVDPGTMNPFQHGEVFVTEDGAETDLDVGHYERFLDRDLSRDANVTTGQVYSSVIAKERRGEYLGDTVQVIPHITDEIKARILAMRGPDLQGHEPDVVITEIGGTVGDIESQPFLEAARQIRHDVGRDNVFFLHVSLVPYLAPSGELKTKPTQHSVAALRSIGMQPDALILRCDREVPAGLKSKIALMCDVEVDACISTPDAPSIYDIPKVLHREGLDAYVVRKLGLPFRDVDWTVWGDLLDRVHAPRETVEVALVGKYVDLPDAYLSVTEALRAGGFAHRAKVKLRWVQSDDCETAAGAQAALRDVDAILIPGGFGIRGIEGKVGAIHHARTRGLPLLGLCLGLQCMVIEAARSVGLTDANSAEFEPETEHPVISTMADQEQAVAGEADLGGTMRLGAYPAVLEKGSVVARAYHATEVSERHRHRYEVNNAYRDKIASSGLRFSGTSPDGHLVEFVELPADIHPFFVGTQAHPELKSRPTRPHPLFAELIAAALRYKLAERLPVDIPGEEELAGTSERVS, from the coding sequence GTGGGTCATACACGGATTCAGGCGCGGGCGGACACCAAACATATCTTCGTCAGTGGTGGCGTCGCCTCTTCACTCGGTAAGGGCCTCACCGCCTCCAGTCTCGGTCAGCTGCTGACCGCGCGGGGGCTACGGGTCACCATGCAGAAGCTCGACCCCTATTTGAACGTCGACCCCGGCACCATGAATCCGTTCCAGCACGGAGAAGTGTTCGTGACCGAGGACGGCGCCGAGACCGATCTCGACGTGGGGCACTACGAGCGATTCCTCGACCGGGACCTCTCCCGGGATGCCAATGTCACCACCGGTCAGGTGTACTCATCGGTGATCGCCAAGGAACGGCGCGGCGAGTATCTGGGCGATACCGTCCAGGTGATCCCGCATATCACCGACGAGATCAAGGCCCGCATCCTGGCGATGCGCGGACCGGATCTGCAGGGGCACGAGCCGGATGTGGTGATCACCGAGATCGGCGGCACCGTCGGTGACATCGAATCCCAGCCGTTCCTCGAGGCGGCTCGCCAGATCCGCCACGATGTCGGCCGCGACAACGTCTTCTTCCTGCACGTGTCGCTGGTGCCGTATCTGGCCCCCTCGGGTGAACTCAAGACCAAGCCCACCCAGCATTCGGTGGCCGCGCTGCGCAGTATCGGCATGCAGCCGGACGCGCTCATCCTGCGCTGTGACCGCGAGGTACCGGCAGGTCTGAAGAGCAAGATCGCGCTGATGTGCGATGTGGAGGTCGACGCGTGCATCTCCACACCGGACGCGCCGTCGATCTACGACATCCCGAAGGTGCTGCACCGGGAGGGCCTCGACGCCTACGTGGTGCGCAAACTCGGGCTGCCCTTCCGCGACGTCGACTGGACCGTCTGGGGTGATCTGCTGGACCGCGTGCACGCGCCGCGGGAGACGGTGGAGGTCGCGCTGGTCGGCAAATACGTGGACCTGCCCGACGCCTACCTGTCGGTCACCGAGGCGCTGCGGGCGGGCGGCTTCGCCCACCGGGCGAAGGTGAAACTGCGCTGGGTGCAGTCCGACGACTGCGAGACGGCGGCCGGTGCGCAGGCCGCGCTGCGTGATGTGGACGCGATCCTGATCCCGGGTGGGTTCGGGATCCGCGGGATCGAGGGCAAGGTCGGGGCGATCCACCACGCGCGGACCCGCGGGTTGCCGCTGCTCGGGCTGTGCCTGGGACTGCAGTGCATGGTCATCGAGGCGGCCCGTTCGGTGGGACTCACCGACGCCAACTCGGCCGAGTTCGAACCCGAGACCGAGCACCCGGTGATCTCCACCATGGCCGATCAGGAGCAGGCCGTGGCCGGGGAAGCCGATCTGGGCGGCACCATGCGGCTCGGCGCCTACCCGGCGGTCCTGGAGAAGGGGTCGGTGGTGGCGCGGGCCTATCACGCCACCGAGGTCTCCGAACGGCACCGGCACCGGTACGAGGTGAACAACGCCTACCGCGACAAGATCGCCAGTAGCGGGTTGCGGTTCAGCGGCACCTCTCCCGACGGGCATCTGGTGGAATTCGTCGAACTGCCCGCCGATATTCACCCGTTCTTCGTCGGCACCCAGGCCCATCCCGAACTCAAGAGCCGTCCGACCCGCCCGCATCCGCTGTTCGCCGAGCTCATCGCCGCCGCGCTGCGGTACAAGCTGGCCGAACGGCTTCCGGTCGATATTCCCGGTGAGGAAGAGCTGGCCGGCACCTCCGAGCGGGTGTCGTGA
- a CDS encoding NUDIX domain-containing protein produces the protein MTAADPVPGSHTFRTVDSRVVYSGAILALRVDRVEMPDGRIAEREVVEHHGAVAVAAVDDDGRVVLIRQYRHPLGARLLELPAGLIDIAGEDPLQAAQRELAEETGLAAREWSVLVDVALSPGFTDEALRVYLARGLTETERPAPEHEEADLELVRMPVAEAVRAALSGSIVNATAVAGLLALSAAGAADLPLRPADAPWPGQPDALLRRQAARRAAD, from the coding sequence GTGACGGCCGCGGACCCGGTGCCGGGCAGTCACACCTTCCGGACCGTCGACAGCCGGGTCGTGTACTCCGGCGCGATCCTCGCGCTGCGGGTGGACCGGGTCGAGATGCCGGACGGTCGGATCGCGGAACGTGAGGTGGTCGAGCATCACGGGGCGGTGGCGGTGGCCGCCGTCGACGACGACGGCCGGGTGGTGCTGATCCGGCAGTACCGGCATCCGCTCGGTGCGCGGCTGCTGGAGCTACCGGCCGGGCTGATCGATATCGCCGGCGAGGATCCGTTACAGGCCGCGCAGCGCGAGCTCGCCGAGGAGACCGGGCTGGCCGCGCGGGAATGGTCGGTACTGGTGGATGTGGCATTGTCGCCGGGGTTCACCGACGAGGCGCTTCGGGTGTATCTGGCGCGCGGGCTCACCGAGACCGAGCGGCCGGCGCCCGAACACGAAGAGGCCGACCTGGAGCTGGTGCGGATGCCGGTCGCGGAGGCCGTACGGGCGGCGCTGTCGGGGTCGATCGTGAACGCCACCGCGGTAGCCGGGCTGTTGGCGCTGAGCGCGGCCGGGGCCGCGGATCTGCCGTTGCGTCCGGCCGACGCGCCGTGGCCGGGCCAGCCGGACGCACTGTTGCGTCGCCAGGCGGCGCGACGAGCCGCGGACTGA
- a CDS encoding site-specific tyrosine recombinase XerD, whose amino-acid sequence MREADIFLDHLAVERGAAPSTLSAYRRDLARYREFLNARGIADLESVVENDIGEFAVALRAGDAQHSPLAPGSVARALIAVRGLHRFAAAEGMTGADVAHAVKPPVVGQRLPKALPIDQVLRLLESAGAEAGSGGEGAARGLRDRALLELLYSTGARISETIGLDLDDLDPESRAVVLRGKGGKQRIVPIGRPALAAVDAYLVRGRPVLAARAHSGRRAPGAAAAVFLNIRGGRLSRQSAWQVLQRAAEHAGITATVSPHTLRHSFATHLLDGGADVRVVQELLGHASVTTTQVYTLVTIGTLREVWATAHPRAR is encoded by the coding sequence GTGCGGGAGGCCGATATCTTCCTGGACCATCTCGCGGTGGAACGGGGCGCGGCGCCGAGCACACTGTCCGCGTACCGGCGAGATCTGGCCCGCTACCGGGAATTCCTGAACGCGCGCGGGATCGCGGACCTCGAATCGGTCGTCGAGAACGATATCGGCGAGTTCGCGGTCGCGCTGCGGGCCGGGGACGCCCAGCATTCGCCGCTGGCGCCGGGATCGGTGGCACGAGCGTTGATCGCGGTCCGGGGACTGCATCGTTTCGCGGCCGCCGAAGGTATGACCGGCGCGGATGTCGCGCACGCGGTGAAACCGCCGGTGGTGGGGCAGCGGCTGCCCAAGGCGCTGCCGATCGATCAGGTGCTGCGCCTGCTGGAGTCCGCGGGTGCGGAAGCCGGATCGGGCGGTGAGGGCGCGGCCCGCGGACTGCGGGACCGGGCGCTATTGGAACTCCTGTACTCGACCGGAGCGCGGATCTCGGAGACCATCGGGCTCGATCTCGACGATCTCGATCCGGAGAGTCGAGCGGTCGTGCTCCGCGGCAAGGGCGGTAAACAGCGAATCGTCCCGATCGGGCGGCCCGCACTGGCCGCGGTGGACGCCTATCTGGTGCGCGGCAGGCCGGTACTGGCGGCACGCGCGCACTCGGGGCGGCGGGCGCCGGGAGCCGCCGCCGCGGTGTTCCTGAACATTCGCGGGGGCCGTTTGTCCAGGCAGAGCGCCTGGCAGGTATTGCAGCGGGCCGCCGAGCACGCGGGGATCACGGCCACCGTGTCACCGCATACGCTGCGGCATTCCTTCGCCACCCACCTGCTCGACGGCGGCGCGGACGTGCGGGTGGTGCAGGAACTCCTGGGTCACGCGTCGGTGACCACCACCCAGGTCTACACGCTGGTCACCATCGGGACGTTGCGTGAGGTGTGGGCGACCGCGCATCCGCGAGCCCGTTGA